The genomic region GTTGGCCAATAGTACCCCATCCTTAGTATCTTCTCCACGATTGACCTTGGTCCGGAATGAAGCCTACATATACCTTCATGCATTTCTCTGATGATCATCGAAGCTTGGTTTGGTCCGACACATCGAAGCCAAGGGGTAAGGAAAGATTTTCTATACAGGGCTCCGTTCATCATTTTGTATGACAGTGCATTGATCTCGATCTTTCGTGCTTCCTTTTTATCTTCGGGTAAAATTTTGAGTTCCAAGTATTCCCTTAGTGGCTTCATCCATGTGTTTTCTTCTTCGGTGATTAAGTCATGGACTTCCTGAGCTTCGATAGACCTTTTTTCTAACACTTCGACCAATACTTCTTTCGCCAAGTGTGCGAAGGTGATAGAAGCTAGCTTGCTCAGAGCATCTGCTTTCTTGTTTTGACTTCTTCTCACATGTTCGATGGTGAAGCTTCTGAAGCTTTCTACTAGTTCCCTGACCTTTGACAAATAGAGCTGCATGGTAGGTTGTCTTGCTTCGAAGATACCTAGAACCTGGTTGGCAACGAGTTGAGAATCTACAAAGGCTTGCAAATGCTCAATTTTCATCTCTTTCGTTATTCTGAGCTCGACGAGCAGAGcttcatattctgcttcattgttgGTCGTGTTGAATTCGAAACGTAGTGCATATGTAAACTCTTGTCCCTCTGGGTTAATTAACATAAGCCCTACCCATGAGCCATTAGAGCTAGAAGCTCCATCGGTGAACAATTTCCATTCCTTCATTTTAACAGACGGAGTGATGATTTGTGCGAAGGTAGAGTCACTCTCTTCGTCTGTCTCCGTTTTTTCTGCCATGAAGTATGCTAGCACTTGGGCCTTAATTGAATGACAAGATTGGAAGTCGATGTCATGTTCCCCGAGATCTATGGCCCATTTGGCCATTCTACCCGACTTTTCTGGCTTCATAAGTACCTGCCTAATTTGCTTGTTAGTTAACACAATGATAGGATGAGCTTGGAAGTACCTTCGGAGCTTCCTGGCGGTATGAACTAGGGCGAGCATGAGCTTTTCGAGTTCTGGATAGTAGACTTCCGCACCTTGTAGAACCCGGCTTACGAAGTATATTGGGACCTGTACCCTTTCTCGTTCTGCTACTAGCACTGCACTGATGCATTCCTTGGACGTTGCTAGGTAGAGATATAGTGTTTCCCCTAGCTTTGGAGACGTGAGGGTTGGCAGATTAGCTATGTGTGCCTTCATATCAACGAAGGCTTGTTCTGCTTCTTTGGTCCACGATATCTTTTTTGCTCCCAAACATTCTTTTAAAACTTTGAGGAAAGGTAACTGCTTTTCAACCCCGTTGGACAGAAAACGACTTAATGACGCTAGCTTTCCGTTTAAGCTCTGCATTTCTTTGACCGTGTTTGGAGTTTTGAGTTTCTATAGCTTGTCTGCTTTCTCTGGGTTTGCTAAGATTCCTTTCTTAGTGATGTAGTATCCTAGGAATCTTCCTTCTTCTACCCCGAACGAGCACTTCTTGGGGTTTAGCTTCATGTTGACTGTCCTTAAGGTGTCGAAGGTTTCTTGAATATCTTTCAATAAAGTGCTTTCTTCGAAGCTCTTGATCACCATATCGTCAACATTGGCCTCCAGGTTTCTTCCCAGTTGCTTACGAAAAACTTTGTCTACCAGCCTTTGGTATGTAGCTTCGACATTCTTTAGTCAGAAGGGCATCTTCTTATAGCAATAGATCCCATTTCTTGTGATGAATGATGTCTTTTCTTCGTCTTCTTCGACCATTTGAATCTGATGGTAACCTTTGTAGGCATCAAGAAAACACTTATATTTGTACCCGGTTAGGGATTCCACCTTCCAATCAATCTCTGGCAGAGGATAGCAATCCTTAGGGCAGGCTTTGTTGATATTCGTGAAATCGACACACATCCTCTATCCTTCGTCTGATTTATTCACCATGACGGGGTCCGCAGCCCAAGTGGGGTATTTTGCTTCTCAGATTATGCCAGCTTGGAGTAGTTCCTCTACCTCTTTACAAGCAGCCTCATCTCTCTCGTTCGCTAGTTTTCTTTTCTTCTGATGTATCGGCTCTAGGTGCTTGTATTCGTTGAGCTTATGCTCTGTGGAGAATATTGTTCCATCGATACTGAGCGTTAAAGGGATGCCGATCATATCTCCGTATTCCCAAGCGAAGCTTTCTCTTCATTTCTGCAGGTAGTGCACCTCCGATAGTTACTTGTTGCTCAGGGAACAAAGGGTTGATGGAGATTTTTTCTTCACTCGAATCTTCCTCTATAGTCTCAAGGATACATTCCCCTGGCCTTTCTTCCATTTCCCTGATAGCCATGATTACTTTCTCCCGATCATAGGTTGAAGCTAGGGTGCCAATCCCTTCGGGTGTATAGAACTTCACCAATTGGTGAACAGTGGATACAATTATTCCAATTTTCATCATGGCTATTCTTCCTAGCAGAATGTTATGTTGTGAGGTTGACCGGACTACTACGAAGTCAAGTGTTTCGGTCCTGGACAACGGTGGTTCTCCGATGGTGAAATCGAGGTCCACCTCTCCGATAGGCCAGCATCTTTCTCCGGAGAATCCGATTAGAGGTACCCGTGGTGGGCTTAGGCGAGCTTTGATGGCAGGGCTAAGTTGATCGAAGCAATGCTCGTACATGATGTCGCATGCACTGCCGCCATCTAAGTAAACTCAATGCACTTCTCTCTCGAAGATTCGTCCATTGATTGTAACAGGTTTGTCTGAGGGGGTGATGGTATCGAGAGCTGGGAAGGAGATCTCTTTCCAATCTATCACCTCACTCTTTCTTTCCCTTTTGTAGGTCCTTAGCTTCTCAACGGCGAAGCATTCTGTGACCGTCAATATGGCGTTGTCTGCGTTTTGCTTTTTTTCTTTGGCCTTAACCTCTTGCTTCGGCACCTTCGGGTTGCGTATGCCTTTTACTAGATGTGAAAATTTTCCAGATCTGACAACCTCTTCTATGGCCTGACTCAACTGTATGCAGTCGTCTGTTTCGTGCCCGAAGTCATTATGAAAATCACAAAATTTGCTTGTATCCCTCATCTTTCCTTTGCTATTCAGCTTTGCCGGAGCTTTAAAGGCTTGGGCAGCCCTTTCGGTAGCTAGGATTTCTTTAGGTGACTTTATCAACGTCCCGAGGATTCCGGGGGTGTTTTCCCTTCTATAATGGGAGAACCTGTTCCGCTCGTTCCTTCTTCCAGACTTATCTACAAGGTGACTTACCTTTTCTTTTCGCTTAAAGCCCTGAGATTCTTCGTACATGAAGCTATTGGCGGTGTCTTTCGCGTCTAACCAAACGTACTCTTTGTCTAGCAAAGCTTCGTAAGTGTCGGGGAGATCTCGGCTAAGATGCTTCACCAATGCTTGGGTCCTACAGCCATATAGGAGTCCCGAGATTCTTTGTAACTCTGGGAGTCCTGGGATCTGTTGGGTTTCATTCGTATACCGGACGAGAAAAGCTCTCAAGGCTTCATTATCCTTTTGCTTGATACTGTGGGCAGCAACATAATTCTTCTTGTGTTTCTTTTGATGGCTGAATTTCGACCTGAAAAGTCGTTTAAGGTCCTCGAAGCTTGAGATGGATTCTTTTGCTAAAGATTCGAACCAGATCCTTACATCACTTTTGAGCACGTATGAAAATGCATGGCAAGCTACGGCTGTGTCCCACCTTGACATTCGAGCCGCACCttcgaagatatttataaaataatcAGGGTCATCTTTTCCCTCGTAATATCCCAGATGGGAAGGTATCTTCATCCCGATAGGTAGCGGGTGGTTTTGTATCGAAGATACAAAAGGAGTTTTTTGGCTCTTCCAGGACTGGTCTAAGCATCCGCCAGTGTTTCCATTAGCCTCGTGGTGAAAGTTTTTCACTGCGGAGGTACCTCCGGCATACATATTTTGATAGGGTAAACTAACCTCCGGCATACATATTTTGATAGGGTAAACTAACCCACGGATTACCTCCGTTCCGTATTTGCGGCCCCATAGGTAACGAAGCGTTTTGATGAGTTACCACGGGAATTATTCCTGTAGCTGGTAAGACAGTGCTGGTATTGGGCATGTTCTGTGGAACAATGGGAAACGGACTCCTGAAGGTATACTGCTGTGTAACTGGCCCTCCTGAGTTGCTCAACGGGACGCTGGTGGTGATCATTGAGTGAGTCGGTTGCGAAGGCACCGGTTGAAGAGTGACATTCGAAGGGATTGCCAGTTGTAAGATTGGGGGCTGGTTGGTAAGAGGGAGACTTCTTGCTGGCCTCGTCTCCATTTCTATTTCTTCGTCAACGTCCTCGCTATCGTACATGAGGGTTCGCCGACTGTGTAAATTCCCCTCTTCTCGTAACTTTTTGATAACAGCGCGTATGTTATCATAGTTATTGAGTATGAAAGTTTTTTCGATTAACGGCGGTGATTCTGAATCCCTTCGATCTGTGGTTATTGGCATAGCTGGAGTGATTGGCGTTCGTGTCCCAGTTTCATGCTGGTCTACCCCAGATGGTAAAGAGAAACCCGGTGGTGGGTGATCAGAATCTGCCATGGTCTTgtgtttttcttaaacaaagtgaatATTGAAgtggtgtcccacggatggcgccaattttTTGTACAATTCTTGGCAATCCTTGTCGATGGAACAAGGATATTCAGATCTGATAACTGAATGGATGATATAGCCAGATATGATGATGAATGTatgcttgttggcgattccccgaaggtagtacgAAGGTATCGTACTTTACTCCACCAAGATACGAAGGTAACTCATTGAGGGTATTGTATGTGAGTAATTGCGACTTAGAGTGAATGCCAACTCCAGAGATCATGTTCTCCTTTTATAGGGTTATGCAATAGCTCTATCACCAGCTTTCTAGGTGGGATCAGTCTTCAAGGCGATCTCTGATGAGACAAAGGGGACTTTCCCTTCGGCCGACTGCAACTCCTTCTGGTTCAAGAAAGCTACCCTACAAcattcctcttttgtcatttggATGTTAGTGGAAGCGAGTTTGGTCAACCCGCTTACTTCTCTCCTTCAGTCTAGGTAATCTTGTGACTTTAGGAGACGTCCTTGTCCATTGGTAACCACGATCCCTTCGTCATCACGTTCCTTCGTTACTATTGCTTCGTATAACGGTAGTGGTTTCGTACCAACTCTGAATATTGGGATTATATTTTGGTAGCATTCTTCTTTTATCATTTGGGCGCCGTTATTTGAGTTTGAGGATATCCTGCTCTTGATTTGTATTTGACATATGTGTTCTTGTGATCCAATCTTAAGTCATCTATCCTCGTTAGGCGTGATATCTTCGTTAGCTTAGCTTCGTTTATCTTAACGGGGAGATAGATCCACGAGTTTACCATAGAATCTGCTTTAATCCAATCGGAATTCGTACTTTCTTCGGGAGTTGGTTCTCGGCTGATTAAATCCAAAACATCAAACTCGGCATAGTGAGTGGTGAATAGCTTTTTCCAATGGGTGTAATTGAGTTTGTTGAGATCGAGTTTGATCGGGATGAGATGATGAACCGAAGTTACGGTATAAATCTTTTCATAACGATTTGGTGCCATCAGAATGAGAGATAGAAGAGGGAAAGCATAAAGCAGAAGTAAAGGATGAAGATTAGAGGTAGAAGATGAAATAAGgattgatttttatttatttattatatgttTTTTTTGACAGGAAGCGAGAAAGCAGAAGTATGGATTGATAGTTTTAGTTTCGGGTTGAAGGTAGCGTAGGGTTACAGCCATGGATAGCTGCTGATTCCATGTTAGAGTGAATATGCAGTTGTATTTTATTGCCTCATACGTACATAATACATCAACATATATTGTAATAAACACTAACACTATTAAGTGGGCTAAGCCCAACTACAAAACATACGGGCAGGGATATATGGGCTAAGAATTATGCATCGGCACTCAGTTTAAATGTTTAATCAATCTTTTGTTTTAATTATTTCCTCACTTTATCATTGATTGTGTAGGTATTAAACTCTTCAAGTCATCTAACAACAAGACATCTATAAGGATATATTGTTCAAGAGTGGATGGGTTGAATCAAATTTGTTGGAGTATATATTTATCAAGATCTACAAACTTGAAACTCTCATTTCATATCGACCAATCTTAGTAATTAGATTTATATTCCACATAGGTGCTTCTTTACGAAATGGAATATGATTttgccaaaaagtcacatttttaccctcgatattaagCCCCATAACAATAATGTAATTAACTTTATCAAAAAATTAATTGTTTGTTCGCTTTATATTGTAGATCTAGTGATTATgaagacgatgcaagaagaatTGAATAAAtcggacttaaaacgaagaatgtagagcgaaaacggtgaaaactAAGTTACGATCTCGAAACCAAGGAAGCTGGTCAAAAGATGCTGCGACACTGGCTGCCCATACAGCCACAAGGGTTGTAAAGCCCCCAGCCATACTACTAGAGACACGGGCTGCCATCTCCACATGACTGCCTTACTCGAGCCGTGTACATGGGCTGCCTATTTTACACGAGTCGTGTACACGAGCTGCCCAGTCCAAATTTTCTAGTATAAAGGGCCCCATTTTTACACACAACTATTCTCACAATCTCACTTCTCCCTTTAGTTTCTCTCTTTAGGATTATGAAATAATTATCAATTAGCGATAATTACCTAGAGTAGGCGGTAAACGGAGTCTGTAAACGATTGGAGGTACgtctgaagttgtcacttttgtactttcgaAACTCGATTAATCCACTGGTACTTCTatctcttttatttatctgttataatgtcttccattatttttATGATAGTTGATATTATTGCCattattagcgagtagttatctttaagtGTATGTTACGACATAGTTAGTTACGATGCTGAAATAATGAGACGTTATTGAAATGttctccgattatgctttaaactcaatcgttttTCCAACCAATAGAACGTGGtcataggctctgttattgggaagttgtgaaccccgattcagagtacactatttgtgtcCTCCCTTGGTAAGAAAACTCTGTCGGATACATAGTGCGTTTGACGGAGACACAACGGTTGTAGTACGTCAACCTATGCTACGAAATACGGCAGATGACGCTTTAGT from Rutidosis leptorrhynchoides isolate AG116_Rl617_1_P2 chromosome 9, CSIRO_AGI_Rlap_v1, whole genome shotgun sequence harbors:
- the LOC139868884 gene encoding uncharacterized protein — its product is MQSLNGKLASLSRFLSNGVEKQLPFLKVLKECLGAKKISWTKEAEQAFVDMKAHIANLPTLTSPKLGETLYLYLATSKECISAVLVAERERVQVPIYFVSRVLQGAEVYYPELEKLMLALVHTARKLRRYFQAHPIIVLTNKQIRQVLMKPEKSGRMAKWAIDLGEHDIDFQSCHSIKAQVLAYFMAEKTETDEESDSTFAQIITPSVKMKEWKLFTDGASSSNGSWVGLMLINPEGQEFTYALRFEFNTTNNEAEYEALLVELRITKEMKIEHLQAFVDSQLVANQVLGIFEARQPTMQLYLSKVRELVESFRSFTIEHVRRSQNKKADALSKLASITFAHLAKEVLVEVLEKRSIEAQEVHDLITEEENTWMKPLREYLELKILPEDKKEARKIEINALSYKMMNGALYRKSFLTPWLRCVGPNQASMIIREMHEGICRLHSGPRSIVEKILRMGYYWPTMHEDTVTLLRTC